The following are encoded together in the Nitrospira sp. genome:
- a CDS encoding chemotaxis protein CheW translates to MLRTGGKSQHQGASHLWHVVVFWVGGRQLAVKTLDVTEISGWTQPIPVSGQTPFFTAVVRLDHAVLPVFDLAALLQCAVQGSHPLCLRVKHPLGDMALCIDEAIPVLHTIDHSMIQTYRGTDLPAEGSYANGLDEIPILSVSRLGMGS, encoded by the coding sequence ATGCTGAGAACAGGTGGAAAGTCTCAGCACCAAGGAGCCTCTCATTTATGGCATGTGGTGGTGTTTTGGGTGGGAGGAAGACAGTTAGCAGTGAAGACTTTGGACGTGACGGAGATTTCAGGATGGACTCAGCCGATTCCGGTGTCAGGGCAAACCCCTTTTTTCACGGCTGTTGTTCGTCTTGATCATGCGGTACTACCGGTTTTTGATCTGGCTGCACTGCTTCAATGTGCGGTACAGGGGAGCCACCCATTGTGTTTGAGAGTGAAACATCCCTTGGGCGACATGGCGCTGTGTATCGACGAAGCGATTCCAGTTCTACACACTATTGACCACTCGATGATTCAGACGTATCGCGGCACGGATTTGCCAGCCGAGGGAAGTTATGCCAATGGCCTTGACGAGATTCCGATTCTTTCGGTGTCCAGATTGGGGATGGGCTCGTGA
- a CDS encoding chemotaxis protein CheW, which translates to MSVLAKKENLTSSPTSSRRFLITTIGGRYLAFDAESIQGVLTNEEVSPFRDPVVSGRVYNVVNLTMRLNLPSEGFGDGTSTVLLAKDGRHGSVRVEKVHGMLEIQRSHVLPLPAQFRGPEQRWYLGMIPFVRSVALVLNITWVLEDQIQGVTSRTDQGGMVPLAAVQGAAESKSQRC; encoded by the coding sequence ATGAGTGTTCTGGCGAAGAAGGAGAATCTGACATCCAGCCCCACTTCGTCACGACGTTTTCTTATCACAACAATTGGCGGACGATATCTGGCGTTCGATGCCGAATCGATTCAAGGTGTCCTGACCAATGAAGAAGTAAGCCCCTTTCGCGATCCAGTTGTATCAGGAAGGGTCTATAACGTCGTCAATCTCACCATGCGACTCAATTTGCCGAGCGAGGGATTCGGGGATGGTACAAGCACGGTGCTTCTTGCCAAGGATGGGCGTCACGGGAGTGTGCGAGTTGAGAAGGTTCATGGCATGCTCGAGATCCAGCGATCCCATGTTCTGCCTCTGCCTGCTCAGTTCCGTGGGCCAGAACAACGATGGTACCTTGGCATGATCCCGTTCGTCCGCAGTGTGGCGCTCGTTCTGAATATTACCTGGGTACTCGAAGACCAGATCCAGGGAGTCACCTCGAGAACTGATCAAGGCGGAATGGTGCCTCTTGCTGCTGTGCAGGGAGCTGCGGAGAGCAAGAGCCAGAGATGCTGA
- a CDS encoding Hpt domain-containing protein → MSSDFDRKNLIDIFVMEALDGMAVLTEALRSSADSIPAPQPLSVQFIVAHRIRGAAALYGYKGVARLAERLETLLEQAPGFLPEQWPQTVGYMRTLTQTIQSLVRSISQGENEDERLVERCLASHHEPGDAHQEGSLLGMEYLVPELDNEVLAYFQPEADGYLTAIDDLIKALRRNKDDREAIDKLFRATHTLKGSAYTVAFQIIGDVAHPMEECLMAIREQRLSLTDDLLDAMSKASGMIRRILHRDPAQRESLQHSVPHLMHVLTHMSGRQDNRTTAKQPRVATKGVPVLSGAEISGVPPQGERPDRYLFPNLEADVQSYFVPEAQEYLETLEADLLRLEKDPHNRELINQLFRTAHTLKGSAYTVGFRAIGDLIHYVEDFMGAVRDERLIVLPGHTDVMLRSVDAVRALIQGDPGSAVLTKQRFEAVQSELKYLAQSPSIDAGTLRSSDQVPSVSKNQIAVTSEPQRQDRGASGIVESRDVIRVSHARLERLMNLVGELVIGRGRLEQRLRVLEQLSRQVLVFKARLGDSVQTFADKHMFTYQETPSHHLEPVIQGMSGLGDFGNLELDKYDDFNILARRIGEITDDISESMLQLDGSIRSAHDDMSQLQQLTLLMRDEIARARMVPIGTPFTRFRRTIRETAHALNKDVSLVTSGEQTEVDTGVVERLVDPLVHLVRNAVYHGIEPSVERIAKGKPAVGTIYLHASHRGNSVIIEVEDDGAGMDLKKIRAKAVKMGLVQSDHMASMSDTQALQLIFLPGFSTAEQVGDQAGRGVGLDVVKQAITSMNGHIDVESEPGAGTKFTLHIPLTLLIATALLVRAGTERYAIPLAGIVEVTIPTVSSLQQQTHQTFLQVEDQTIPVHSLRHLLHREQALIDETMPIVIVRMATGSIGLAVDELLGRQEIVIKSLGKLKPFERSVFGGATIDPEGRIVLVIDPSRLFSQEAKISVAMMTSSRKDRHAQDVPSLESTVEGTHDVRLLLVDDSLSIRKFVGKMLESAGYQVDTAVDGEDGFRKAATARYSLIITDLEMPKLNGFEVVQALRSRPDTKDTPVLVMTTRAGEKHHHMAINIGATAYITKPVEERVLLQEIERWVGRTSVLRK, encoded by the coding sequence ATGAGTTCTGACTTTGACCGGAAAAATCTCATCGACATTTTCGTCATGGAAGCATTGGATGGGATGGCCGTCTTAACTGAGGCGTTACGCTCATCCGCTGATAGTATTCCCGCGCCACAGCCATTAAGCGTACAGTTCATAGTTGCCCATCGTATTCGTGGAGCGGCGGCTCTGTATGGTTACAAGGGAGTCGCACGGTTGGCTGAACGTTTAGAAACCTTACTTGAGCAGGCTCCCGGCTTCCTTCCTGAGCAATGGCCACAGACTGTGGGCTATATGCGAACGCTGACTCAAACTATTCAGTCTCTTGTTCGATCCATTAGTCAAGGTGAGAATGAGGATGAGCGTCTGGTTGAACGCTGTCTCGCCTCACACCATGAGCCGGGTGATGCTCATCAGGAGGGATCTCTTCTCGGTATGGAGTATCTCGTTCCTGAACTTGACAATGAAGTACTGGCCTATTTTCAACCGGAGGCCGATGGATACCTTACTGCCATTGATGATCTGATCAAGGCTCTCCGACGGAATAAGGATGATCGTGAGGCGATCGATAAGCTTTTTCGAGCCACGCACACGCTCAAGGGGTCGGCCTACACCGTGGCGTTTCAGATCATTGGGGATGTCGCGCATCCGATGGAAGAATGCCTGATGGCGATTCGCGAGCAACGTCTTTCACTCACTGACGATTTGCTTGATGCGATGTCCAAGGCATCTGGCATGATCCGACGCATTCTGCATCGCGATCCCGCACAGCGTGAATCACTACAACACAGCGTTCCTCACCTTATGCACGTTCTGACGCACATGAGTGGGAGGCAAGATAACCGTACCACGGCTAAGCAGCCACGTGTGGCAACCAAAGGAGTGCCCGTTCTAAGTGGGGCAGAGATCTCCGGTGTGCCTCCCCAGGGTGAGAGGCCTGATAGGTATTTGTTTCCAAACCTGGAGGCTGACGTTCAGTCGTATTTTGTGCCTGAGGCGCAAGAGTATCTGGAAACGCTAGAAGCCGACCTCTTGAGGCTTGAGAAAGATCCTCACAACCGAGAACTTATCAATCAGCTGTTTCGCACCGCCCATACGCTGAAAGGTTCAGCCTATACTGTGGGATTCAGAGCGATTGGTGATCTCATCCATTACGTTGAAGATTTCATGGGGGCTGTGCGTGATGAGCGGCTCATTGTGTTGCCTGGGCATACGGATGTGATGTTGCGTTCCGTTGATGCGGTTCGAGCCCTCATACAAGGGGATCCGGGTTCGGCGGTTCTCACGAAACAACGATTCGAAGCAGTCCAATCTGAGTTGAAATACCTCGCACAGAGCCCCAGTATCGACGCCGGCACCTTAAGATCATCAGATCAGGTGCCGAGTGTGTCAAAGAACCAGATTGCCGTAACGAGTGAGCCACAGAGGCAAGACCGTGGAGCCAGTGGCATAGTCGAGAGCCGTGATGTCATCCGTGTCAGCCATGCTCGATTAGAGCGGCTCATGAATCTCGTAGGCGAGCTGGTCATCGGACGTGGTCGGCTCGAGCAACGGTTGCGGGTGTTGGAGCAACTGTCTCGGCAAGTCTTGGTGTTCAAAGCTCGGTTAGGAGATTCCGTCCAGACATTCGCGGACAAGCATATGTTTACCTATCAGGAAACACCAAGTCACCATTTAGAGCCCGTCATTCAGGGAATGAGTGGGCTTGGAGATTTCGGGAACCTCGAGCTGGACAAGTACGATGACTTCAACATCCTGGCTCGGCGCATCGGAGAGATCACGGATGACATCAGCGAGTCGATGCTGCAGCTTGATGGATCCATCCGCAGTGCGCATGATGACATGAGCCAGCTGCAACAGCTGACGCTGTTGATGAGAGACGAAATTGCCCGTGCCCGGATGGTCCCCATAGGCACCCCTTTTACAAGATTTCGTCGAACGATTCGTGAGACGGCACATGCCTTGAATAAAGATGTCTCCCTTGTAACCTCCGGTGAACAGACTGAGGTCGATACCGGTGTTGTGGAGCGCTTGGTCGATCCTCTTGTGCACCTCGTCCGAAATGCCGTTTATCACGGTATCGAACCATCTGTCGAACGAATTGCAAAGGGGAAACCAGCCGTCGGGACCATCTATTTGCACGCGAGTCATCGAGGTAACTCCGTCATCATTGAAGTTGAGGATGACGGGGCAGGTATGGACTTGAAGAAAATACGCGCAAAAGCCGTCAAGATGGGATTGGTTCAATCTGATCACATGGCTTCGATGTCGGATACGCAAGCGCTGCAGCTGATTTTTCTTCCAGGGTTCTCCACTGCCGAGCAAGTAGGAGATCAAGCTGGTCGGGGGGTCGGGCTTGACGTTGTCAAACAGGCTATTACAAGCATGAATGGGCATATCGATGTGGAGTCGGAGCCTGGAGCTGGAACGAAATTTACGCTCCATATCCCGCTCACTCTGCTCATTGCGACGGCTTTATTGGTACGTGCAGGTACCGAACGATATGCAATTCCGTTGGCAGGCATCGTGGAAGTAACTATTCCAACAGTGTCCTCCCTGCAACAGCAGACTCATCAGACGTTCTTGCAGGTTGAGGACCAGACGATCCCGGTTCATTCATTGCGCCATCTGTTGCATCGCGAACAAGCTCTGATAGATGAAACGATGCCCATCGTCATTGTTAGAATGGCCACCGGTTCTATTGGGCTAGCGGTCGATGAGCTATTGGGCCGACAAGAAATCGTGATCAAATCGCTCGGAAAACTGAAACCGTTCGAGCGGTCGGTTTTCGGAGGTGCCACGATCGATCCAGAGGGACGCATCGTTCTTGTGATTGACCCATCGCGCTTGTTCTCACAAGAGGCCAAGATCTCGGTTGCGATGATGACATCCTCGCGCAAGGACCGTCATGCTCAGGATGTTCCATCACTCGAGTCGACGGTGGAGGGGACACACGATGTCCGGTTGCTGTTGGTGGATGACTCATTGAGTATCCGCAAGTTCGTGGGCAAGATGTTGGAGTCGGCAGGCTATCAGGTTGACACAGCGGTTGATGGAGAGGATGGTTTCCGAAAAGCCGCCACCGCGCGATACTCGCTGATCATTACGGATCTCGAGATGCCGAAACTCAATGGATTCGAGGTTGTTCAGGCACTCAGAAGCCGACCAGATACTAAGGACACGCCTGTATTGGTCATGACGACCAGGGCTGGTGAGAAACACCACCACATGGCGATTAACATTGGGGCAACGGCCTACATTACGAAGCCTGTGGAAGAACGGGTTTTGCTACAAGAGATTGAACGATGGGTTGGGCGAACTTCAGTTCTTCGCAAGTAG
- a CDS encoding methyl-accepting chemotaxis protein, translating into MVKLGRVSNWSVQGWFRNLRTRTKLLVGFAVIITAMLTVGSLGLMGLHQLKIQLQSIYDESTVGISNTAVSSSNLSLYHSALISVASQTQKDAFDEAIIPLAELKKRVLVPLETYRPFATHETDDGRRDGQDVDVLLFNLKEYFRSAESAVGAFNDSFDPSLSAEQRQSMRDLGYTVLSEETTMWHGRAIWRFQWLAQLIRDFAKEMNESGQQKANALTQIMLGGAALALALALAIGYFLARSIVNSIVHVADVATQAAAGNLQARARLQSEDEVGHMARAFNTMLDRITVLVSTEEERDAMQKRLVQFLVLVSDVGKGDLTKRGEVTADMFGNLADGFNLMIQRFAQLMKQVRESAERVNRSAGALRENAGQMASTARHQADESMKTLGAVEQLAVSMRQVAETAGASSESARQVLKATEEGRVAVQETVQDMQRIRAAVQRMSKQVKALGDRSLEISQIVSTIRDIANQTNLLALNAAIEAAGAGEAGARFGVVADQVRKLAESSTHATREIADLVKVIQGETQHAVVAMEHETQAVEAGSASALRTGDVFKDISAIAQRSSELAQSIASAASNQTSSTDQVGRSIKDFTGGAVATQKATDSARVTVEELAKLAEGLTTSVSQFKLA; encoded by the coding sequence ATGGTGAAGCTTGGTCGTGTCTCGAATTGGTCCGTACAAGGTTGGTTTAGGAATTTAAGAACCAGGACTAAACTGCTGGTCGGCTTTGCCGTCATCATCACCGCCATGTTGACAGTCGGGTCCCTCGGGTTAATGGGGCTGCATCAGCTCAAGATCCAACTGCAGTCCATCTACGATGAGTCAACCGTCGGGATCTCCAACACCGCGGTCAGTAGTAGTAACCTCAGTCTCTATCACAGTGCCCTTATAAGTGTGGCGAGCCAAACACAGAAGGATGCCTTTGATGAAGCTATTATTCCGCTTGCTGAATTAAAAAAACGAGTCCTGGTTCCGCTTGAAACCTACCGACCGTTTGCGACTCATGAAACCGATGATGGTCGCCGTGACGGACAAGACGTGGACGTCCTGCTGTTCAATCTCAAAGAGTATTTCAGGTCGGCGGAGAGCGCCGTCGGCGCCTTCAATGATAGTTTTGACCCATCGCTTTCTGCTGAACAACGACAATCGATGCGAGACCTTGGTTATACCGTCTTGTCCGAAGAGACCACGATGTGGCATGGCCGAGCGATCTGGCGATTCCAATGGTTGGCTCAACTTATTCGAGACTTTGCGAAGGAGATGAACGAAAGCGGGCAACAAAAAGCCAACGCTCTGACCCAAATCATGCTGGGCGGAGCAGCGTTGGCCTTGGCTCTTGCCTTGGCGATTGGATATTTCCTTGCTCGTAGTATTGTCAACAGTATCGTTCACGTCGCAGATGTCGCGACGCAGGCCGCTGCGGGGAATCTACAAGCCAGAGCCAGACTGCAGAGCGAGGACGAGGTGGGGCATATGGCTAGAGCGTTCAATACGATGTTGGATCGAATCACCGTCTTGGTCTCGACTGAAGAGGAGCGAGACGCTATGCAGAAACGTCTCGTGCAATTTCTTGTGTTGGTGTCTGATGTGGGAAAGGGGGACCTGACGAAACGCGGTGAGGTGACCGCCGATATGTTCGGGAACCTGGCCGATGGTTTCAATCTCATGATCCAACGATTCGCACAGTTGATGAAGCAGGTGAGAGAATCAGCAGAGCGAGTCAATCGATCTGCCGGTGCGTTGCGTGAGAATGCCGGCCAAATGGCCAGCACCGCCAGGCATCAAGCTGACGAATCGATGAAGACGCTTGGTGCGGTCGAGCAGCTGGCTGTATCAATGAGGCAGGTTGCGGAAACGGCCGGCGCGTCATCCGAATCAGCCCGTCAGGTGTTGAAAGCAACAGAGGAAGGGCGGGTCGCGGTACAAGAAACGGTGCAGGATATGCAGCGCATTCGAGCGGCAGTCCAACGGATGTCCAAGCAGGTGAAAGCGCTGGGTGATCGTTCCTTGGAAATTTCGCAAATCGTTTCAACAATCCGTGATATTGCGAACCAGACCAACCTTCTTGCGTTGAATGCGGCGATCGAGGCTGCCGGTGCTGGTGAGGCCGGTGCTCGCTTTGGCGTTGTGGCCGATCAAGTTCGAAAGCTTGCTGAGAGCTCGACGCACGCGACGCGTGAAATCGCCGATCTGGTGAAGGTGATTCAGGGCGAGACGCAGCATGCCGTCGTGGCCATGGAACATGAAACACAGGCGGTTGAAGCTGGATCGGCTTCGGCGCTGCGAACTGGTGACGTGTTCAAGGACATTTCCGCAATCGCCCAGCGTTCCTCAGAGCTTGCACAGAGTATCGCGTCAGCGGCGTCCAATCAAACGTCCTCAACCGATCAGGTGGGGCGATCCATTAAAGATTTTACAGGGGGTGCAGTTGCGACACAGAAAGCCACAGATTCAGCCCGAGTCACGGTTGAAGAGTTGGCAAAGTTAGCCGAAGGCCTCACGACATCGGTCTCGCAATTTAAACTGGCCTAA
- a CDS encoding purine-binding chemotaxis protein CheW → MNSLQEFPVLLSDGEPEQRKTSSYWKVCVITLGDERFAIDLRQVREVFKLASVTPVPGMPDHVVGVANLRGVIVPLADVRVFLGLPLADTYHYALVVWHGLQQVGVVIDNVPEIRTIHADDLVAPSAHHRTRGASLISSFFKTDARLTGLFEVSRLLAMVEGE, encoded by the coding sequence ATGAACTCACTGCAGGAGTTCCCTGTCCTTCTTTCAGATGGGGAGCCCGAACAACGTAAGACCTCCAGTTATTGGAAAGTCTGCGTAATTACATTGGGTGATGAACGGTTTGCGATTGACCTTCGGCAAGTCCGTGAAGTCTTCAAACTTGCCTCGGTAACACCGGTGCCTGGCATGCCGGATCATGTGGTGGGCGTTGCCAACCTTCGTGGTGTCATCGTCCCGCTCGCCGATGTGCGAGTATTTCTTGGATTGCCGCTTGCTGATACGTACCACTATGCCCTTGTTGTTTGGCATGGTCTTCAGCAGGTCGGTGTGGTGATCGACAATGTGCCGGAGATTCGCACCATCCATGCTGACGATCTGGTAGCTCCATCAGCTCATCATAGGACTCGGGGTGCTTCATTGATTTCGTCTTTTTTCAAAACTGATGCCAGGTTGACCGGACTATTCGAGGTATCCCGACTATTAGCCATGGTCGAGGGGGAGTAG
- a CDS encoding response regulator — protein MSKIVVVDDSYAELQLIESYLKTAHHTVLSFATADGLEEKIASEKPDLIVLDVVMPGRNGFQVCRDLKGDERFKNVPIVLCTSKGQESDKFWGQQQGANGHVVKPFKSEDLLQAVKVALG, from the coding sequence ATGAGTAAAATCGTGGTCGTCGATGACTCCTATGCAGAGTTACAACTGATCGAATCGTATCTGAAGACAGCTCACCATACGGTTCTATCGTTTGCAACGGCAGACGGGTTGGAAGAAAAAATTGCCTCTGAGAAACCCGATCTTATTGTGTTGGATGTCGTCATGCCAGGTCGGAACGGATTTCAGGTCTGCCGGGACCTCAAAGGCGACGAGCGATTCAAGAACGTTCCTATCGTCCTGTGCACGTCGAAGGGACAGGAGAGCGATAAATTTTGGGGACAGCAACAGGGGGCCAACGGACATGTGGTGAAACCATTTAAGTCAGAAGATCTTCTCCAGGCAGTCAAAGTCGCACTAGGGTGA
- a CDS encoding cobyric acid synthase: MTARALAVLGTGSDVGKSLITAGICRLLHRAGVRLAPFKAQNMSLNSFVTPENGEIGRAQALQAEACGISPHVDMNPILLKPESENCSQVVIRGRVWCKQDAARYFDQRARLWSIVKDSYARLASQYEVIVIEGAGSAAEVNLRDRDLVNWPVVKLADARVVLVADIERGGVFAQVLGTLDLLEPDERARVAGIIINKFRGDANLFTAGVSFLESRSRIPVLGVVPFLHDLMLDQEDSLDLERHRQAEFSSDRINIGVMLLPHMSNFTDFNVLFAEPDVAVKYIATPSLLADADIVIIPGSKNTLADLFHVQKQGYDSALDRHVCSGRELVGICGGYQMLGRTISDPYAVERGGISSGLAYLDVETVLGKRKCTMQVEAIPTDSLVPDQSTVRGYQVHMGVTVCRTEQPCFRIQRGDAPTGGDHALIPPTEEGCDGAIRKDGLVWGTYIHGVFDEPHFRRAWLNRARMRKGLSPLERHTSTLVTARLHGELDRWADHLSQSVDLSSVLTGVSP, encoded by the coding sequence ATGACGGCACGAGCGTTGGCTGTTCTTGGAACTGGGTCGGATGTCGGGAAGAGTCTTATCACCGCGGGGATTTGTCGACTCCTTCATCGTGCAGGCGTCCGGTTGGCTCCATTCAAAGCACAGAATATGTCGCTGAACTCGTTCGTGACCCCGGAGAACGGAGAAATTGGTCGAGCGCAGGCGCTTCAAGCGGAGGCCTGCGGAATTTCTCCTCATGTCGATATGAACCCAATCTTGCTCAAGCCGGAATCGGAGAATTGTTCGCAAGTCGTGATACGAGGGAGAGTATGGTGTAAGCAGGACGCTGCGAGGTATTTTGATCAGAGAGCGCGACTATGGTCGATTGTGAAGGACAGCTATGCTCGGCTGGCAAGCCAGTATGAGGTGATCGTCATCGAAGGGGCTGGGAGTGCAGCCGAAGTTAATCTGCGCGACCGCGATTTGGTCAATTGGCCGGTCGTCAAACTAGCTGATGCCCGCGTGGTCTTGGTGGCCGACATCGAGCGAGGAGGTGTCTTTGCTCAGGTACTCGGAACGTTGGATCTGTTAGAGCCGGACGAGCGGGCTAGGGTCGCTGGCATTATCATCAACAAGTTTCGAGGGGATGCGAATCTTTTTACTGCTGGAGTGAGTTTCTTGGAGTCTCGGAGCAGGATTCCTGTATTGGGGGTCGTGCCGTTTCTTCATGATTTGATGTTGGATCAGGAAGACAGTCTGGATCTAGAAAGACACCGACAGGCAGAGTTTTCGTCCGACCGAATTAACATCGGCGTCATGCTCTTGCCTCATATGAGCAACTTTACCGACTTCAATGTGTTGTTCGCTGAACCGGATGTGGCCGTGAAATACATTGCCACACCATCGTTGCTGGCCGATGCCGATATCGTCATCATTCCTGGAAGTAAGAATACGCTCGCCGATCTGTTCCATGTGCAAAAACAGGGGTACGACTCTGCCCTCGACCGTCATGTCTGTAGCGGAAGAGAGCTTGTCGGAATTTGCGGTGGCTATCAAATGCTTGGCAGAACCATCTCAGATCCATACGCGGTTGAGCGAGGCGGGATAAGTTCTGGTCTAGCCTACTTAGACGTCGAGACCGTGCTTGGAAAGAGAAAGTGCACGATGCAGGTCGAAGCTATTCCGACTGATTCACTGGTGCCTGATCAAAGCACCGTCCGGGGCTATCAAGTCCATATGGGAGTGACGGTGTGTAGGACCGAACAGCCATGTTTTCGTATTCAGCGTGGTGATGCGCCGACGGGAGGAGACCATGCACTGATACCTCCAACCGAGGAGGGATGTGATGGGGCAATTCGGAAAGATGGTCTTGTGTGGGGCACCTACATTCATGGAGTATTTGATGAACCCCATTTTCGCCGTGCCTGGCTCAATCGTGCTCGTATGAGGAAGGGACTTTCACCGCTTGAGCGTCACACGTCAACCTTGGTCACCGCTCGCCTACACGGTGAGCTTGATCGATGGGCCGACCATCTGTCCCAATCCGTCGATCTATCCTCCGTGTTGACTGGGGTTAGCCCGTGA
- a CDS encoding adenosylcobinamide amidohydrolase, producing the protein MKEVTSGVHTRYHVREQTLVIDLDGRKRVLSSAPQGGGLTVASYILNHQVEANPLTSGSQSMVFRDPGRCLRELAVRMGIHTPAVGLMTAVPMTQVVTARAQSDGLWVECFATVGVTNAVRVGEWPLEGAADDRLGKPGTINLILITNGSLSQAAMVGAVQVVTEAKSCVLRDHDVRSPQSGAAATGTGTDAVVIVCSLRGQGPAHIYSGTHTIIGALMGRVVTDCVGRGLAKAKAWQELYR; encoded by the coding sequence ATGAAGGAGGTCACCTCAGGGGTTCACACCCGTTATCATGTGAGAGAACAGACACTTGTCATCGATCTTGACGGTCGGAAGCGTGTGCTGTCATCAGCTCCACAAGGGGGCGGGCTCACGGTCGCTTCCTACATCCTCAACCATCAGGTTGAGGCCAATCCGTTGACGAGCGGAAGTCAGTCCATGGTCTTTCGTGACCCAGGCCGCTGTTTACGGGAATTGGCTGTTCGCATGGGAATTCACACGCCTGCGGTTGGGCTCATGACTGCAGTGCCCATGACACAAGTGGTGACGGCTCGAGCCCAGTCAGACGGGCTATGGGTGGAGTGTTTTGCAACGGTCGGTGTGACGAATGCTGTTCGAGTAGGAGAATGGCCGCTCGAGGGTGCGGCTGACGACAGATTGGGAAAACCTGGGACGATTAACCTCATTCTTATCACGAACGGGAGTTTGTCTCAGGCCGCCATGGTTGGTGCGGTACAAGTTGTCACAGAGGCCAAGAGCTGCGTCCTACGTGATCATGATGTGCGCAGTCCCCAGAGTGGCGCGGCAGCCACTGGAACCGGGACGGATGCGGTTGTGATTGTCTGTTCCCTTCGCGGACAGGGACCAGCACACATCTATAGCGGGACCCATACCATCATCGGAGCCTTGATGGGACGAGTCGTGACGGACTGTGTTGGTCGTGGACTCGCGAAGGCAAAAGCCTGGCAGGAATTGTATCGATGA
- a CDS encoding threonine-phosphate decarboxylase, translated as MTKPLHGGNVYDAARELGCDLGEIVDFSASINPLGPSPHVWRAIASSKHLLGHYPDPDCWDLRRALATFWQISPDQIIVGNGSTELIDTLPRALGIQRLLIVQPTFSEYAAAMDRAGGCTTALYAERIDRYAVPVDRLCRVMEMGRNEGRPFDGVVLCNPNSPTGEACSVDDLIRLARAAHKRGLWLIVDESFADYCSDRSILRRARSWPQVVVLRSMTKFYALPGLRVGYAVSVQTTIKRILRQLPPWSVSVMGQVAAVAALKDDLHARKSLTFMAQERERFQTKLAALPGCTTIPSHANYCLVELPRGLHARDVAKQLRTRSFLIRDCSPVPGMNSRSIRLAVRTVHDNDRLIRELSRLLHDRRSR; from the coding sequence GTGACAAAGCCTCTCCATGGCGGGAATGTTTATGACGCTGCGCGAGAGTTGGGATGTGATCTCGGCGAGATAGTGGATTTCAGCGCGAGCATCAACCCATTAGGCCCTTCTCCCCACGTGTGGAGAGCCATCGCCTCGTCTAAGCATCTCCTGGGTCATTATCCGGACCCAGACTGTTGGGACCTGCGCCGAGCCCTGGCGACATTCTGGCAGATAAGTCCAGACCAGATTATCGTTGGGAATGGTTCCACGGAGTTAATTGATACATTACCTCGTGCGTTGGGGATTCAACGCCTACTCATTGTCCAACCCACCTTCTCTGAGTATGCCGCAGCAATGGATCGGGCTGGAGGATGCACCACCGCACTCTATGCAGAGCGAATCGACCGCTATGCCGTTCCGGTTGATCGACTTTGTCGGGTCATGGAGATGGGACGAAACGAAGGCCGCCCCTTTGACGGTGTGGTTCTCTGCAATCCGAACAGCCCGACGGGGGAAGCCTGTTCCGTCGATGATCTTATACGATTGGCCAGGGCTGCTCACAAGCGCGGTCTTTGGCTGATCGTTGATGAATCGTTCGCGGATTACTGTTCTGATAGATCTATCTTACGGCGAGCGAGGTCGTGGCCACAGGTCGTGGTCCTGCGCAGTATGACGAAGTTCTACGCGTTGCCTGGACTGCGTGTGGGTTATGCCGTCTCGGTACAGACAACGATTAAACGAATTCTGCGACAGTTGCCTCCTTGGTCGGTCAGTGTGATGGGCCAAGTGGCGGCAGTCGCGGCACTGAAAGACGACCTCCATGCACGAAAGAGCCTGACATTCATGGCACAGGAACGTGAGCGATTTCAGACGAAGCTTGCGGCGCTACCCGGCTGTACAACGATCCCTTCCCACGCGAACTATTGCCTGGTCGAGTTACCCCGTGGTCTGCATGCGCGTGACGTCGCGAAACAATTGCGGACAAGAAGCTTCTTGATTCGTGATTGTTCGCCCGTACCTGGGATGAATTCGCGATCCATCAGGCTGGCCGTGCGAACCGTTCACGACAACGACCGACTCATTCGAGAGCTTTCTCGATTGCTCCATGATAGGAGATCGCGATGA